A stretch of Halomonas elongata DSM 2581 DNA encodes these proteins:
- a CDS encoding ATP-dependent DNA helicase translates to MTTCDGYRVAVRALCEFTAREGDLDHRFTPAPSAREGIEGHARVVARRGDAYRPEVAVSGRVEGLIVGGRADGFDPHQRRVEEIKTHRGDLSRMGDNQRALHWAQVSAYGALLCEAEELTRVTLALVYLDVVTGTETVLTREAEAGELLDFLAELCRRFRAWAECEAKHRERRDTALAGLSFPHDDFRPGQRGLAEDVYRAAASGRCLLAEAPTGIGKTLGALYPSLMAMPRRHIDRLAFLTMKTPGRRLALDALSTLGAEARDETRLPLRVLELVARDKACEHPDRACHGESCPLARGFYDRLPEARQAAVERGWLDRDALRELALEHGVCPYYLGQELARWCDVLVGDVNHYFDDGALLHGLARADDWRLALLVDEAHNLVERARGMYSAGLSQKRLNRLHREAPPALQRPLGRLVRRWRDLLRDMPETEWQALAAVPDGWLGALQGSVAAIGDYLAEHPDGGDPALRDFLFEALAFARLAERFGDHSLCELRRNGRGQAELGIRNLVPADFLAPRFAAAHSTVLFSATLSPPEYHRDLLGLPADSVVRRVASPFDAAQLEVRCRTDISTRLKDREASLAPIVDEMAGQYRRWPGHYLAFFSSFAYLESARARLEAEYPEVPVRAQRRGMSEAEREAFLADFAPGGSGIAFAVLGGAFAEGIDLPGERLVGAFVVTLGLPPFDPINEALKQRLQARFGRGDDYAYRVPGMIKVVQAAGRVIRGPGDRGVVVLMDDRFARRENRALLPDWWQV, encoded by the coding sequence ATGACGACGTGCGACGGTTACCGGGTGGCGGTACGTGCCCTGTGCGAGTTCACCGCCCGGGAAGGCGATCTGGATCATCGTTTCACGCCCGCGCCCAGCGCCCGCGAGGGCATCGAGGGGCACGCCCGGGTGGTCGCCCGGCGCGGCGATGCGTATCGGCCCGAGGTGGCGGTGTCGGGCCGGGTGGAGGGCCTGATCGTCGGCGGACGTGCCGATGGCTTCGATCCGCATCAGCGGCGCGTCGAGGAGATCAAGACCCATCGTGGCGATCTCTCGCGCATGGGCGACAACCAGCGCGCCCTGCACTGGGCGCAGGTCTCGGCCTATGGCGCCTTGCTGTGCGAGGCCGAAGAACTGACGCGGGTGACGCTGGCGCTGGTCTATCTGGATGTCGTCACCGGCACCGAGACGGTGTTGACCCGGGAGGCCGAGGCCGGCGAACTTCTCGACTTCCTGGCGGAACTGTGTCGGCGTTTCCGGGCCTGGGCGGAGTGCGAGGCGAAGCACCGCGAGCGGCGCGACACGGCACTCGCCGGACTTTCCTTTCCCCACGACGATTTTCGGCCCGGGCAGCGCGGGCTCGCCGAGGACGTCTACCGGGCCGCGGCGAGCGGTCGTTGCCTGTTGGCTGAGGCGCCCACCGGCATCGGCAAGACGCTGGGGGCGCTGTATCCCAGCCTGATGGCCATGCCGCGTCGTCACATCGACCGGCTGGCCTTTCTGACCATGAAGACGCCGGGGCGGCGGCTGGCACTGGATGCCCTGTCGACGCTCGGCGCCGAGGCCCGAGACGAGACGCGCCTGCCGTTGCGGGTGCTGGAACTGGTGGCTCGCGACAAGGCCTGCGAGCATCCGGATCGAGCCTGCCACGGCGAGTCCTGTCCGTTGGCCCGCGGTTTCTATGATCGACTGCCCGAGGCACGCCAGGCCGCGGTCGAGCGTGGCTGGCTGGATCGTGACGCGCTGCGCGAACTGGCGCTGGAGCATGGCGTCTGTCCCTATTATCTGGGCCAGGAACTCGCGCGCTGGTGCGATGTGCTGGTCGGCGACGTCAATCACTACTTCGACGACGGCGCCTTGCTGCACGGACTCGCCCGCGCCGATGACTGGCGGCTGGCGTTGCTGGTGGACGAGGCCCACAACCTGGTGGAGCGGGCGCGGGGCATGTACAGCGCCGGCCTGTCCCAGAAGCGGCTCAATCGGTTGCATCGCGAGGCGCCACCGGCACTGCAACGCCCCCTGGGGCGATTGGTACGTCGCTGGCGGGATCTGCTGCGCGACATGCCGGAGACCGAATGGCAGGCCCTGGCGGCGGTGCCCGACGGCTGGCTCGGTGCCCTGCAGGGAAGCGTCGCGGCGATCGGCGACTATCTGGCCGAACACCCCGATGGCGGCGATCCGGCCCTGCGTGACTTCCTGTTCGAGGCGCTGGCCTTCGCCCGGTTGGCGGAGCGCTTTGGCGATCATTCCCTCTGCGAACTGCGGCGTAATGGCCGTGGTCAGGCGGAGCTGGGCATTCGCAATCTGGTGCCGGCGGATTTCCTGGCGCCGCGTTTCGCTGCGGCACACTCGACGGTGCTGTTCTCCGCGACCCTGAGCCCGCCCGAGTATCATCGCGACCTGCTGGGGTTACCGGCCGACAGCGTGGTACGCCGGGTCGCCTCGCCCTTCGACGCCGCACAACTGGAAGTGCGCTGTCGCACCGATATCTCGACCCGCCTCAAGGATCGCGAGGCCTCCCTGGCGCCGATCGTCGACGAGATGGCCGGGCAGTACCGCCGATGGCCGGGACACTATCTGGCCTTCTTCAGCAGCTTCGCCTACCTCGAGTCGGCCCGGGCGCGGCTCGAAGCCGAGTATCCGGAGGTGCCGGTGAGGGCCCAGCGGCGCGGCATGAGCGAGGCGGAGCGCGAGGCATTTCTGGCCGACTTCGCTCCCGGCGGCAGCGGCATCGCCTTCGCGGTGCTCGGCGGGGCCTTCGCCGAAGGCATCGACCTGCCGGGCGAACGGCTGGTGGGAGCCTTCGTCGTCACCCTGGGGCTGCCGCCTTTCGACCCGATCAACGAGGCGCTCAAGCAGCGGCTTCAGGCCCGTTTCGGGCGTGGCGACGATTACGCCTACCGGGTGCCGGGGATGATCAAGGTGGTGCAGGCCGCCGGACGGGTGATTCGCGGCCCCGGCGACCGGGGCGTGGTGGTACTGATGGACGACCGCTTCGCGCGGCGGGAAAATCGGGCGTTGTTACCGGATTGGTGGCAGGTCTAG
- a CDS encoding VRR-NUC domain-containing protein — MNSASSTERVSASLDDPRYYLTNFQFVLDWVAARHDDLLDDAERDFLESFPRLPVASRALLVRMVMRRGEVFRYSRLEYAEIGAVEAALAPLFEAGWVEDDPECDVGELFRQLRLPELRQALAGEIAAAGLSRSLGKAVLREALEARLTDPLPLTEWWPEAPDRLVRLTVMALCDRLRLMFFGNLRQDWAEFVLAELGVQRFETVPFDVDSRAFGCREEVEDYVFLHRLRERLEEGECPLALGEHLDEAPARNTWLASRRARLLVRLGREAERRGEGEAALAYYARAGDGEGRIRRLRLLERRGEHERAHALLEQAVPVGEYEAQALSRLRPRLCRRLGLTPPSQSPEPRPRRFDLALTPHAGGVERAVAEHLASPESPVHFVENALICGLFGLLCWEVIFAPLPGAFFHPFQAGPADLGREDFVARRRGRFEACLAELDDGRYRRTILDRWHAKHGLAAVFVDWERLPLPLVELALACLPAAHLRACFERLLADPLANRSGLPDLIQFLPDAESPRYRFIEVKGPGDRLQDNQRRWLSFFQTRGIPAAVCHVAWRETS, encoded by the coding sequence ATGAACAGTGCTTCCTCCACTGAACGCGTCTCGGCGTCTCTCGATGATCCGCGCTATTACCTGACCAACTTCCAGTTCGTGCTGGACTGGGTCGCGGCACGGCACGACGACCTGCTGGACGATGCCGAGCGGGACTTCCTCGAGTCCTTTCCCCGGCTGCCGGTGGCGTCCCGGGCCTTGCTGGTGCGCATGGTGATGCGTCGGGGCGAGGTCTTTCGGTACTCGAGGCTCGAATATGCCGAGATCGGCGCGGTGGAGGCGGCCCTGGCGCCGCTGTTCGAAGCGGGCTGGGTCGAGGACGATCCCGAATGCGATGTCGGAGAACTGTTTCGCCAGTTGCGCCTGCCCGAACTGCGTCAGGCATTGGCCGGGGAGATTGCCGCGGCCGGTCTGTCGCGTTCGCTTGGCAAGGCGGTGCTGCGGGAGGCGCTGGAAGCACGGTTGACCGATCCGCTCCCGCTGACCGAGTGGTGGCCCGAGGCCCCGGATCGCCTGGTGCGCCTGACGGTGATGGCGTTGTGCGACCGGCTGCGCCTGATGTTCTTCGGCAACCTGCGCCAGGACTGGGCGGAGTTCGTGCTGGCCGAGCTGGGGGTGCAGCGCTTCGAGACGGTGCCCTTCGATGTCGACTCGCGGGCGTTCGGCTGCCGCGAGGAAGTCGAGGATTACGTCTTCCTGCATCGGCTGCGCGAGCGTCTCGAAGAGGGCGAGTGTCCGCTGGCTCTGGGCGAACACCTGGACGAAGCGCCGGCGCGCAATACCTGGCTGGCGAGCCGGCGAGCGCGACTGCTGGTGCGCCTGGGGCGGGAAGCCGAGCGTCGCGGCGAAGGCGAGGCGGCCCTGGCGTATTACGCCCGGGCCGGGGATGGCGAAGGGCGCATTCGTCGGTTGCGCCTGCTGGAACGACGCGGTGAGCACGAGCGGGCGCATGCCTTGCTCGAGCAGGCGGTCCCGGTCGGCGAATACGAGGCCCAGGCCCTGTCGCGCCTGCGACCGAGGCTGTGCCGTCGACTCGGGCTGACGCCGCCCTCTCAGTCGCCCGAGCCACGCCCCAGGCGCTTCGACCTGGCGTTGACGCCCCATGCCGGCGGGGTGGAACGGGCCGTGGCCGAGCATCTGGCCAGCCCCGAATCGCCCGTCCATTTCGTGGAGAACGCCCTGATCTGCGGGTTGTTCGGCCTGTTGTGCTGGGAGGTCATCTTCGCGCCCTTGCCCGGAGCCTTCTTCCATCCCTTCCAGGCCGGGCCGGCGGACCTGGGGCGCGAGGACTTCGTGGCCCGGCGCCGCGGACGCTTCGAGGCTTGCCTGGCCGAGCTGGACGACGGGCGCTATCGACGTACCATCCTCGACCGTTGGCACGCCAAGCACGGTCTGGCCGCGGTCTTCGTCGACTGGGAGCGGTTACCGCTGCCGCTGGTCGAGCTCGCCCTGGCGTGTCTGCCGGCGGCGCATCTGCGTGCCTGCTTCGAGCGCTTGCTGGCCGACCCCCTGGCGAATCGCTCCGGCCTGCCCGACCTGATCCAGTTCCTGCCCGACGCCGAGTCGCCGAGGTATCGCTTCATCGAGGTCAAGGGACCGGGCGATCGCCTCCAGGACAACCAGCGCCGCTGGCTGAGCTTCTTCCAGACACGGGGCATTCCGGCGGCGGTGTGCCATGTCGCCTGGCGGGAGACGTCATGA
- a CDS encoding retropepsin-like aspartic protease family protein: MGSERREVRRFGLGMMLLFWVLLLGLGTWWLQGMLERRENPNAHLVNVEAGETLTLERNASGHFVATGRINGEPVPFLLDTGATFVAVSGSLAERLDLERQGEAWFSTANGRARGHLTTLDTVSLGGLTAREVRGSISNGLPGDRALLGMSYLGRFDIAISGDRLTLRVPSDVSSE; encoded by the coding sequence ATGGGCAGCGAGCGGCGCGAGGTGAGGCGATTCGGTCTCGGCATGATGCTGTTGTTCTGGGTGCTGTTGCTGGGACTCGGCACCTGGTGGCTGCAGGGCATGCTGGAGCGCCGGGAGAACCCGAATGCCCATCTGGTCAATGTCGAAGCCGGCGAAACGCTGACGCTCGAGCGCAACGCCTCGGGGCATTTCGTTGCCACCGGACGCATCAATGGCGAGCCGGTGCCCTTCCTGCTGGATACCGGCGCCACCTTCGTGGCGGTGTCCGGCTCCCTGGCCGAGCGCCTCGACCTGGAGCGTCAGGGCGAGGCCTGGTTCTCCACGGCCAATGGTCGGGCGCGAGGCCATCTGACCACTCTCGACACGGTCAGCCTGGGCGGTCTGACCGCTCGGGAAGTTCGCGGCTCCATCAGCAACGGATTGCCGGGCGACAGGGCCCTGCTGGGCATGAGTTACCTGGGGCGCTTCGATATTGCGATCAGCGGAGACCGGCTGACCCTGCGGGTGCCTTCCGACGTCTCCTCGGAATAG
- a CDS encoding flavin reductase family protein translates to MSDTRKASELGADLLYRLFSGAIAPRPIAWVSTLDSAGNANLAPFSFFNVASVDPPVLAFSPLLDGQGAAKDTLRNLDEVAECVVHIGGEALAEPLNATSASLPRGDDEFLHAGLTKTAMPGLQVPRISEAPVAFGCRVRDVIRFGDRPRSGNLVLAEVVVVHADADVWDGRHVNIEALRPIGRLAGADYSRTTDRFALERPR, encoded by the coding sequence ATGTCAGATACCCGGAAGGCCAGCGAACTCGGTGCCGACCTCCTCTACCGATTGTTCTCGGGCGCCATCGCGCCGCGTCCCATCGCCTGGGTCTCGACCCTGGACTCGGCCGGCAACGCCAACCTGGCACCCTTCTCGTTCTTCAACGTGGCCAGCGTCGACCCGCCCGTGCTGGCCTTCTCGCCATTGCTGGACGGCCAGGGCGCGGCCAAGGATACCCTGCGCAACCTCGACGAGGTGGCGGAATGCGTGGTGCACATCGGCGGAGAAGCGCTGGCCGAACCGCTCAATGCCACCAGCGCCAGCCTGCCCCGCGGCGATGACGAGTTCCTGCATGCCGGCCTGACCAAGACCGCCATGCCGGGATTGCAGGTTCCACGCATCAGCGAGGCCCCGGTGGCCTTCGGTTGCCGAGTGCGCGATGTGATCCGCTTCGGCGACCGCCCGCGCTCGGGCAATCTCGTGCTGGCCGAGGTCGTGGTGGTGCATGCCGACGCCGACGTCTGGGATGGCCGCCACGTGAACATCGAGGCGCTGCGCCCTATCGGCCGCCTCGCCGGCGCCGACTACAGCCGCACCACCGACCGCTTCGCCCTCGAGCGCCCCCGATGA
- a CDS encoding MFS transporter: MSVTTADAAAKPWASRKEILGWAMFDFANQAYTLLIITVVFGELFTTVIVGDRGDGYRLANFLWSLALAISYLLVVITGPLCGAVMDYRADKKRFLFASYLATIGATAMLYFVAPGYVVLGLVLIVVSNYAYSMGESFIAAFLPDLGPPEALGRISGFGWALGYVGGLFAAGFTLVALGEATADNFERIRWVGPFAAAFFLVTAIPTFLWLRERGTPQPPGLPYHRIAWQRVSTTLHDLRRFRDLATFLVSLLFSMAGVYIIIAFAFIYGAQVIGWDAAIRNVMFIIVQITAAAGALGFGAIQDRIGTKLTYLITLALWVAAIVAIWATPELTAWLNANLGLGWEAQHLFLVVGCLAGLSLGSSQSASRALVGLFSPRRKAAEFFGFWGLANKLAGVFGIIGLGLLQSVVGLQASILLCAALFIIAIVICLGVSQARGMQAARDWEARNGE; this comes from the coding sequence ATGAGCGTGACGACCGCCGATGCGGCCGCGAAGCCCTGGGCCTCGCGCAAGGAAATCCTCGGCTGGGCGATGTTCGATTTCGCCAACCAGGCCTATACCCTGCTGATCATCACGGTGGTGTTCGGCGAGCTGTTCACCACCGTGATCGTCGGGGACCGAGGCGATGGCTATCGGCTGGCCAACTTCCTGTGGAGCCTGGCGCTGGCGATCAGCTATCTGCTGGTGGTGATCACCGGCCCGCTGTGCGGTGCGGTGATGGATTACCGGGCCGACAAGAAGCGGTTCCTGTTTGCCAGTTATCTGGCCACCATCGGTGCCACCGCCATGCTCTACTTCGTGGCCCCCGGCTACGTGGTGCTGGGATTGGTACTGATCGTGGTATCCAACTATGCCTATTCGATGGGCGAGTCCTTCATCGCCGCCTTCCTGCCCGACCTTGGGCCGCCGGAGGCGCTGGGGCGCATATCGGGCTTCGGCTGGGCGCTGGGCTACGTGGGCGGGCTCTTTGCCGCCGGCTTCACCCTGGTGGCCCTGGGCGAGGCCACTGCCGATAACTTCGAGCGTATACGCTGGGTAGGGCCCTTCGCCGCCGCCTTTTTCCTGGTCACCGCCATTCCCACCTTCCTGTGGCTGCGCGAGCGCGGCACGCCACAGCCACCGGGATTGCCCTATCATCGGATCGCCTGGCAGCGGGTTTCCACGACCCTTCACGACCTGCGTCGTTTTCGCGACCTGGCAACCTTCCTGGTCTCCCTGCTGTTCTCCATGGCCGGCGTCTACATCATCATCGCCTTCGCCTTCATCTATGGGGCCCAGGTGATCGGCTGGGATGCCGCGATCCGCAATGTCATGTTCATCATCGTCCAGATCACCGCCGCCGCCGGCGCCCTGGGCTTCGGGGCCATTCAGGACCGCATCGGCACCAAGCTCACCTACCTGATCACCCTGGCGCTGTGGGTCGCGGCGATCGTGGCAATCTGGGCCACGCCCGAACTCACCGCCTGGCTCAACGCTAACCTTGGCCTCGGCTGGGAGGCGCAGCACCTCTTCCTGGTGGTCGGCTGCCTGGCGGGGCTCAGTCTCGGTTCGAGCCAGTCCGCCAGCCGTGCCCTGGTGGGGTTGTTCTCGCCGCGTCGCAAGGCCGCCGAGTTCTTCGGTTTCTGGGGCCTGGCCAACAAGCTGGCGGGCGTGTTCGGTATCATCGGCCTGGGTCTGTTGCAGTCGGTGGTCGGCCTGCAGGCCTCGATCCTGTTGTGCGCGGCGCTGTTCATCATCGCCATTGTGATCTGTCTGGGCGTGAGCCAGGCGCGCGGCATGCAGGCGGCGCGCGACTGGGAAGCTCGCAATGGCGAGTGA
- a CDS encoding CocE/NonD family hydrolase: MRVVDAFPRAVHEEETWIPMADGTRLAARIWRPVDAEQHPVPAILEYLPYRKRDLTAARDVQTHPYWAGHGYAGVRVDIRGTGESDGVLTDEYLPEELADGVAIIEWLAAQPWCSGEVGMVGISWGGFNGLQIAALGPPQLKAVISLCSTDDRYADDIHHMGGCLLGDNLSWASTMFDGNACPPDPMLVGDRWRDMWLERLEGSGLWLAKWLAHQRRDDYWKHGSVGEDFTAIRCPVYAISGWADGYCNAVFRLLAGLEVPRKGLIGPWAHKYPHLGVPGPAIGFLQESLRWWDQWLKGRDTGIMDEPMLRVWMQESVPPSARYEVRPGRWVSEPVWPSSRIVDASFRLSVGHDLLPEEQGDDDDAVLTIRSPLSVGLYAGKWCSYNAPPDLPHDQRDEDGGALVFQTERLEESVEICGQPAVELELEVDQPVAMVALRLIDVAEDDKATRVSYGLLNLTHRDSDESPEPLVPGQRYRVRVALKHIAQQFPVGHAIRLSLSTSYWPLAWPAPRPVTLTLCPGRSRLVLPMRTPRPSEEASLPDFPEPEGAPPIAKTLLQPTQESWQVIRDLANDQTTLEVINDEGRYRLDDIDLEIAARVTERYRYSYGRYDSVSGWTEWERSFRRDDWEVRTLTRTLMTCDADNFRLRATLDAWEGETRIYAQTWDETIPRDLV; this comes from the coding sequence ATGCGCGTTGTCGATGCATTTCCCCGTGCGGTGCATGAGGAAGAAACCTGGATTCCCATGGCCGATGGTACCCGCCTGGCCGCGCGGATCTGGCGACCTGTGGATGCCGAGCAACATCCGGTACCGGCGATCCTCGAGTACCTGCCCTATCGCAAGCGCGACCTGACCGCCGCCCGAGATGTCCAGACCCATCCCTATTGGGCCGGCCATGGCTATGCCGGGGTACGGGTCGACATTCGCGGTACAGGCGAGTCCGATGGCGTGCTGACCGACGAGTACCTGCCCGAGGAACTGGCCGACGGGGTGGCGATCATCGAGTGGCTGGCCGCGCAACCCTGGTGCAGCGGCGAGGTGGGGATGGTGGGTATCTCCTGGGGTGGGTTCAATGGCCTGCAGATCGCCGCCCTGGGCCCTCCTCAGCTCAAGGCGGTGATCTCCCTGTGTTCCACCGACGACCGTTATGCCGACGACATCCACCACATGGGCGGTTGTCTGTTGGGCGACAACCTATCCTGGGCGTCGACGATGTTCGACGGCAATGCCTGCCCGCCGGATCCGATGCTGGTCGGTGATCGCTGGCGGGACATGTGGCTCGAGCGCCTCGAAGGCAGCGGCCTGTGGCTGGCCAAATGGCTCGCCCACCAGCGCCGCGATGACTACTGGAAGCACGGTTCGGTCGGCGAGGACTTCACCGCCATTCGTTGCCCGGTGTATGCCATCAGCGGCTGGGCCGATGGCTACTGCAATGCCGTCTTCCGGTTGCTGGCCGGCCTCGAGGTGCCGCGCAAGGGGCTGATCGGACCCTGGGCTCACAAGTATCCGCACCTCGGCGTTCCCGGTCCGGCCATTGGCTTTCTGCAGGAATCGCTGCGCTGGTGGGACCAGTGGCTCAAGGGGCGCGACACCGGCATCATGGATGAGCCCATGTTGCGAGTCTGGATGCAGGAATCGGTACCGCCCTCGGCGCGCTATGAAGTGCGTCCCGGGCGTTGGGTTTCCGAGCCCGTCTGGCCGTCGTCGCGCATCGTCGATGCGTCCTTCCGGCTCAGCGTGGGCCATGACCTGTTACCCGAGGAGCAGGGCGACGATGACGACGCCGTGCTCACCATTCGTTCGCCTCTGTCGGTGGGGCTCTATGCCGGCAAGTGGTGTTCCTACAATGCCCCGCCTGATCTACCCCACGATCAGCGGGACGAGGATGGGGGCGCGCTGGTCTTCCAGACGGAGCGTCTCGAGGAAAGCGTGGAGATCTGTGGCCAGCCCGCGGTCGAGCTGGAGCTCGAGGTCGATCAACCGGTGGCCATGGTGGCGCTGCGCCTGATCGACGTCGCCGAGGACGACAAGGCCACGCGCGTCTCCTATGGCCTGCTGAACCTCACGCATCGCGACAGTGACGAGTCGCCGGAACCACTGGTGCCGGGGCAGCGCTATCGGGTACGAGTGGCGCTCAAGCATATTGCCCAGCAGTTTCCCGTCGGCCATGCCATCCGCCTGTCGTTGTCCACCAGCTACTGGCCGTTGGCCTGGCCGGCGCCGCGTCCGGTCACGCTGACCCTGTGCCCCGGGCGCAGCCGGCTCGTTCTGCCGATGCGAACGCCGCGCCCGTCCGAGGAAGCAAGCCTTCCCGACTTCCCCGAGCCGGAAGGGGCGCCGCCGATCGCCAAGACCCTGCTCCAGCCCACTCAGGAGAGTTGGCAGGTGATCCGCGATCTCGCCAATGACCAGACCACGCTCGAGGTCATCAACGATGAAGGCCGTTATCGCCTGGACGATATTGACCTTGAGATCGCCGCCCGGGTCACCGAGCGCTATCGCTACTCCTATGGCCGCTATGACAGCGTCAGCGGCTGGACCGAGTGGGAGCGCAGTTTCCGCCGCGACGACTGGGAAGTGCGCACCCTGACCCGGACACTGATGACCTGCGACGCCGACAATTTCCGGCTGCGCGCTACCCTGGATGCCTGGGAAGGCGAGACCCGGATCTACGCCCAGACCTGGGACGAGACGATTCCGCGGGATCTGGTATAG
- a CDS encoding ATP-grasp domain-containing protein yields the protein MDTRARNVFVVGLNDTNRERLESLRGAGDSHFHGVIDPEAVYDTEVFDIASMLDEATEQLEAFDGSVDAIVGYMDFPVSTMLPILCERFGTRSPSLSSLLKCEHKYWSRRVQEEVIPDYIPAFTAFDPFDDDALTHIGEAGLYFPFFVKPIKSSGSRLGFRIDTPEDFYHAIEKLREDIGLIADPFNTVLEQARLPDEIAAVDGHFCMAEEIIGGWQCTVEGYVFEGEVVSYGIVDSLRYPQVLSFFHYRYPSGLPDPVQDKMRELTDTVMRHIGFDNSAFNIEYFWDEVQDRIWLLEINTRISQSHCDLFEKVDGVSHQQVTVDLALGRRPDMPHRRGDYAVAAKFFYRVFFVDAVVTRVPSDEEINALEADFPGSVIALQVEPGQRLSNMPEQDSYSYALAYIWMGAESEERLLDDYERLAARLMFDFDEIEG from the coding sequence ATGGATACCAGAGCGCGCAATGTCTTCGTAGTGGGACTCAACGATACCAACCGGGAACGACTCGAAAGCCTGAGGGGGGCCGGCGACAGCCACTTCCATGGGGTCATCGACCCCGAGGCGGTCTACGACACCGAGGTCTTCGACATCGCTTCCATGCTCGACGAGGCGACCGAGCAACTGGAGGCCTTCGATGGCAGCGTGGATGCCATCGTCGGTTACATGGACTTTCCCGTCTCGACCATGCTGCCGATCCTCTGCGAGCGTTTCGGCACGCGTTCCCCTTCGCTGTCGAGTCTGCTCAAGTGCGAGCACAAGTACTGGAGCCGGCGGGTACAGGAGGAGGTGATTCCTGACTATATCCCGGCCTTCACGGCCTTCGATCCCTTCGACGACGATGCCCTGACCCATATCGGCGAGGCGGGGCTCTACTTTCCCTTCTTCGTCAAGCCGATCAAGTCCTCGGGGTCGCGGCTGGGATTCCGTATCGATACTCCCGAGGATTTCTACCATGCCATCGAGAAGCTGCGCGAGGACATCGGCCTGATTGCCGACCCCTTCAACACCGTGCTCGAGCAGGCTCGGCTGCCGGATGAGATCGCCGCCGTGGACGGCCACTTCTGCATGGCCGAGGAAATTATCGGCGGCTGGCAGTGCACCGTGGAGGGATATGTCTTCGAAGGCGAGGTGGTCAGCTACGGTATTGTCGACTCACTGCGCTATCCTCAGGTGCTGAGCTTCTTTCACTATCGTTATCCCTCGGGGCTGCCCGATCCCGTCCAGGACAAGATGCGCGAACTCACCGACACGGTGATGCGCCACATCGGCTTCGATAACTCGGCCTTCAACATCGAGTATTTCTGGGACGAGGTGCAGGACCGCATCTGGCTGCTCGAGATCAATACCCGTATTTCCCAGTCGCATTGCGATCTCTTCGAAAAGGTCGACGGTGTCAGCCACCAGCAGGTCACCGTCGATCTGGCGCTCGGGCGGCGCCCTGACATGCCGCATCGCCGGGGCGACTACGCGGTGGCGGCCAAGTTCTTCTATCGGGTGTTCTTCGTCGACGCCGTGGTCACCCGCGTGCCCAGCGACGAGGAGATCAACGCCCTGGAGGCGGACTTCCCGGGCAGTGTGATCGCTCTGCAGGTGGAGCCGGGACAGCGGCTGTCGAACATGCCCGAGCAGGACAGCTATAGCTATGCCCTGGCCTACATCTGGATGGGGGCCGAGAGCGAGGAACGCTTGCTGGATGATTACGAGCGACTCGCAGCGCGACTGATGTTCGATTTCGACGAGATCGAAGGTTGA
- a CDS encoding sll1863 family stress response protein: MNQRDAFIERLKESLAEWNAEIEALAERARQAGDRTSERHQEDIERLKARRDEARRRLDELQASGEEAWDDMRQGADEAWEHLREAWKRASSRFK, translated from the coding sequence ATGAATCAACGCGATGCCTTTATCGAACGCCTGAAGGAGAGCCTGGCCGAATGGAATGCCGAGATCGAGGCCCTGGCCGAGCGGGCGCGGCAGGCCGGTGACCGGACATCCGAGCGCCACCAGGAGGATATCGAGCGCCTGAAGGCACGACGCGACGAGGCCAGGCGCCGGCTCGACGAGCTGCAGGCCTCCGGCGAGGAAGCCTGGGACGACATGCGCCAGGGTGCCGACGAGGCCTGGGAGCACTTACGGGAGGCGTGGAAGCGGGCCAGCTCACGCTTCAAGTAG